Proteins co-encoded in one Pseudoliparis swirei isolate HS2019 ecotype Mariana Trench chromosome 7, NWPU_hadal_v1, whole genome shotgun sequence genomic window:
- the LOC130196577 gene encoding protease-associated domain-containing protein 1-like yields MAKLVRTTALVLYLWSVFVHFGRMSGLGVNELLYFRVISPEEIGYIFSAAPAKDFGGDFTSSYAEIFLVPADPADGCSELEDRDVIQGQVVLVERGGCSFVQKARHVEEAGGKAVLIADDASDNDSQYLDMIADGSAAKPSIPALFLLGRDGMMIRRSLQRRALPWAVISIPVNVSSLASFPLKQPPWTLW; encoded by the exons ATGGCGAAGCTGGTTCGCACGACGGCTTTAGTGTTATACCTATGGAGTGTCTTCGTGCACTTCGGCCGCATGTCAG GTCTCGGGGTCAATGAGCTGCTTTACTTCCGGGTCATCAGTCCGGAGGAGATCGGCTACATCTTCAGCGCGGCACCTGCTAAAGACTTCGGAGGAGATTTT ACGTCATCGTACGCTGAGATTTTCCTCGTGCCGGCAGACCCAGCAGACGGCTGCTCGGAGCTGGAGGACAGAGACGTCATCCAGGGACAAGTGGTGCTGGTGGAAAGAGG aggTTGCTCCTTCGTACAAAAGGCCCGACACgtggaggaagctggaggcaaaGCCGTTCTGATCGCCGACGATGCCTCGGACAACGACAGTCAGTACCTCGACATGATCGCCGACGGGAGCGCCGCCAAACCGAGCATCCCGGCCCTCTTCCTGTTGGGCCGCGACGG GATGATGATCAGACGATCGCTTCAGAGACGAGCGCTGCCGTGGGCGGTCATTTCCATTCCCGTCAACGTGTCCTCGTTGGCCTCGTTCCCACTCAAGCAGCCCCCCTGGACTCTGTGGTAG
- the LOC130196322 gene encoding LOW QUALITY PROTEIN: melatonin receptor type 1A-like (The sequence of the model RefSeq protein was modified relative to this genomic sequence to represent the inferred CDS: inserted 3 bases in 2 codons) → MLPNTTDSVTGGGGGGVPLSVNFDSPVDYLIFIFQIVFATTAVLVAGPVVVAILATRALRHQNRFLFMLNTSVCDTLIGFSVYYLGLIDVQEGYSSRNWIHTLLPSLLGVNVMTFLFAQFDRYFAVCHPFIYMHYITQRVVISVNVFCWLLTVXAIIVNFLPRSKALQVYVFGIVSLQVIVLTKVVMTVKLYVVARFQLAREPPSAERESKKESLRIIIFVVISFLVLWGPSFLHISIKFVTGRGLTFRNQATNLFAIISRFNAMXTPCVIWGSPALRGAQVKTVWGRVCPRCRRSFTDALPSAVSLYTRPGC, encoded by the exons ATGCTCCCCAACACCACGGACTctgtgacaggaggaggaggaggaggagttcctcTCTCGGTTAACTTTGACAGTCCCGTGGATtatctcatcttcatcttccagATCGTGTTCGCCACCACCGCGGTCCTGGTGGCCGGACCCGTagtcgtcgccatcttggccaCCAGAGCCCTCCGCCACCAGAACCGGTTCCTCTTCATGCTGAACACCAGCGTCTGCGACACTCTGATCGGCTTCTCCGTGTACTATCTCGGCCTGATCGACGTCCAGGAGGGGTACTCGTCCAGGAACTGGATCCACACCCTGTTGCCTTCTCTCCTCGGGGTGAACGTGATGACGTTTCTGTTCGCGCAGTTCGACCGGTACTTCGCCGTCTGTCATCCCTTCATCTACATGCACTATATAACTCAGCGGGTGGTTATCTCTGTGAACGTCTTTTGTTGGCTTCTTACAG AGGCGATCATTGTAAATTTCCTGCCACGCTCCAAAGCCCTGCAGGTATACGTGTTCGGCATTGTCAGCTTACAAGTCATCGTGCTCACCAAAGTGGTGATGACCGTCAAGCTGTACGTGGTCGCCAGATTCCAGCTCGCCAGAGAGCCTCCCAGCGCCGAGAGGGAGAGCAAGAAGGAGTCGCTGAGAATTATTATTTTCGTTGTCATAAGCTTCTTGGTGTTGTGGGGCCCCTCTTTCTtacatatcag catCAAATTCGTGACGGGGAGAGGGCTCACGTTCAGGAACCAGGCCACCAACCTGTTCGCCATCATTTCTCGCTTCAACGCGAT CACGCCGTGCGTGATCTGGGGGAGTCCGGCTCTGAGGGGAGCCCAGGTGAAGACCGTGTGGGGCAGAGTGTGCCCGAGATGCAGGAGGAG CTTCACTGATGCGCTGCCGTCGGCGGTGTCGCTGTACACGAGGCCGGGGTGCTGA